In Hypomesus transpacificus isolate Combined female chromosome 4, fHypTra1, whole genome shotgun sequence, the following are encoded in one genomic region:
- the thrb gene encoding thyroid hormone receptor beta isoform X1 — MSDPADNCTQHWKHEVMQNGYIPSYLDKDELCVVCGDKATGYHYRCITCEGCKGFFRRTIQKNLNPTYACKYEGKCIIDKVTRNQCQECRFKKCIAVGMATDLVLDDGKRLAKRKLIEENRERRRKEELQKTVWDRLEPTQEEWDLIRMVTEAHMATNAQGNHWKQKRRFLVEEAMLLNEITCNLFYTSDQSAVGVKETKPDDIGQGPIINAPEGSKVDIEAFSQFTKIITPAITRVVDFAKKLPMFCELPCEDQIILLKGCCMEIMSLRAAVRYDPESETLTLNGEMAVTRGQLKNGGLGVVSDAIFDLGVSLSSFNLDDSEVALLQAVILLSSDRPGLTSVERIERCQEEFLLAFEHYINYRKHKVAHFWPKLLMKVTDLRMIGACHASRFLHMKVECPTELFPPLFLEVFED, encoded by the exons GGTACATACCGAGTTATCTGGACAAGGATGAGCTTTGTGTAGTGTGTGGAGACAAAGCTACAGGATATCATTATCGCTGTATCACCTGTGAAGGTTGCAAG GGCTTCTTCCGACGGACAATCCAGAAGAATCTCAACCCTACATATGCATGTAAGTACGAGGGAAAATGCATAATCGACAAAGTGACCAGGAACCAGTGCCAGGAATGTCGCTTCAAGAAGTGCATTGCAGTTGGCATGGCAACTGACT tGGTGCTGGATGACGGTAAGCGGCTGGCCAAGCGGAAGCTGATCGAGGAGAACAGGGAGCGCCGTCGGAAAGAGGAGCTGCAGAAGACAGTGTGGGACCGCCTTGAGCCCACGCAGGAGGAGTGGGACCTGATCCGCATGGTCACTGAGGCCCACATGGCAACAAATGCCCAGGGCAACCACTGGAAACAGAAGCGAAGATTTTTG GTCGAGGAAGCAATGCTACTTAATGAAATAACATGTAATTTATTCTATACCTCTGACCAGAGTGCAGTGGGGGTGAAGGAAACTAAG CCAGACGACATTGGTCAAGGACCCATCATAAATGCACCTGAGGGAAGCAAAGTGGATATAGAAGCCTTCAGTCAGTTTACTAAAATTATCACCCCCGCCATCACCCGTGTGGTGGACTTTGCCAAAAAGCTGCCTATGTTCTGTGAG CTGCCTTGTGAAGACCAGATCATCCTGTTAAAAGGCTGTTGCATGGAGATCATGTCGCTTCGGGCCGCCGTGCGCTACGACCCCGAGAGTGAGACGCTCACACTGAACGGAGAAATGGCCGTCACCCGTGGCCAGCTGAAGAACGGGGGCCTGGGAGTGGTCTCAGATGCCATCTTTGATCTTGGAGTGTCACTGTCCTCCTTCAACCTAGATGACTCGGAAGTGGCTCTTCTGCAAGCTGTCATCCTCCTGTCATCCG acCGGCCTGGTCTGACCAGTGTGGAACGGATCGAGCGCTGTCAGGAGGAGTTCCTCCTGGCTTTTGAACATTACATCAACTACCGCAAACACAAGGTGGCCCACTTCTGGCCCAAGCTGCTGATGAAGGTGACAGACCTGAGGATGATCGGAGCATGCCACGCCAGCCGTTTCCTGCACATGAAGGTGGAATGTCCCACCGAGTTGTTCCCTCCACTCTTCCTGGAGGTGTTTGAggactga
- the thrb gene encoding thyroid hormone receptor beta isoform X2, whose protein sequence is MSDPADNCTQHWKHEVMQNGYIPSYLDKDELCVVCGDKATGYHYRCITCEGCKGFFRRTIQKNLNPTYACKYEGKCIIDKVTRNQCQECRFKKCIAVGMATDLVLDDGKRLAKRKLIEENRERRRKEELQKTVWDRLEPTQEEWDLIRMVTEAHMATNAQGNHWKQKRRFLSAVGVKETKPDDIGQGPIINAPEGSKVDIEAFSQFTKIITPAITRVVDFAKKLPMFCELPCEDQIILLKGCCMEIMSLRAAVRYDPESETLTLNGEMAVTRGQLKNGGLGVVSDAIFDLGVSLSSFNLDDSEVALLQAVILLSSDRPGLTSVERIERCQEEFLLAFEHYINYRKHKVAHFWPKLLMKVTDLRMIGACHASRFLHMKVECPTELFPPLFLEVFED, encoded by the exons GGTACATACCGAGTTATCTGGACAAGGATGAGCTTTGTGTAGTGTGTGGAGACAAAGCTACAGGATATCATTATCGCTGTATCACCTGTGAAGGTTGCAAG GGCTTCTTCCGACGGACAATCCAGAAGAATCTCAACCCTACATATGCATGTAAGTACGAGGGAAAATGCATAATCGACAAAGTGACCAGGAACCAGTGCCAGGAATGTCGCTTCAAGAAGTGCATTGCAGTTGGCATGGCAACTGACT tGGTGCTGGATGACGGTAAGCGGCTGGCCAAGCGGAAGCTGATCGAGGAGAACAGGGAGCGCCGTCGGAAAGAGGAGCTGCAGAAGACAGTGTGGGACCGCCTTGAGCCCACGCAGGAGGAGTGGGACCTGATCCGCATGGTCACTGAGGCCCACATGGCAACAAATGCCCAGGGCAACCACTGGAAACAGAAGCGAAGATTTTTG AGTGCAGTGGGGGTGAAGGAAACTAAG CCAGACGACATTGGTCAAGGACCCATCATAAATGCACCTGAGGGAAGCAAAGTGGATATAGAAGCCTTCAGTCAGTTTACTAAAATTATCACCCCCGCCATCACCCGTGTGGTGGACTTTGCCAAAAAGCTGCCTATGTTCTGTGAG CTGCCTTGTGAAGACCAGATCATCCTGTTAAAAGGCTGTTGCATGGAGATCATGTCGCTTCGGGCCGCCGTGCGCTACGACCCCGAGAGTGAGACGCTCACACTGAACGGAGAAATGGCCGTCACCCGTGGCCAGCTGAAGAACGGGGGCCTGGGAGTGGTCTCAGATGCCATCTTTGATCTTGGAGTGTCACTGTCCTCCTTCAACCTAGATGACTCGGAAGTGGCTCTTCTGCAAGCTGTCATCCTCCTGTCATCCG acCGGCCTGGTCTGACCAGTGTGGAACGGATCGAGCGCTGTCAGGAGGAGTTCCTCCTGGCTTTTGAACATTACATCAACTACCGCAAACACAAGGTGGCCCACTTCTGGCCCAAGCTGCTGATGAAGGTGACAGACCTGAGGATGATCGGAGCATGCCACGCCAGCCGTTTCCTGCACATGAAGGTGGAATGTCCCACCGAGTTGTTCCCTCCACTCTTCCTGGAGGTGTTTGAggactga